The sequence below is a genomic window from Theobroma cacao cultivar B97-61/B2 chromosome 6, Criollo_cocoa_genome_V2, whole genome shotgun sequence.
TTCTGCTAAGTCACCTGCCAGAAATCTAGAAATCTGCAATTTAGAAACCCATTCTATGCATAAAATTGTAATTACCCAATTAAACTGTAACTGAGATACTCTGTCTGACTGCTAGATGGTTTCCTTGTAAATGTATCCACTTTGATGGAGAAACCAAACTTAATACCATTAGAACCAGTCAACTGAGAATCTATACCAAAAGCACTATCATCTGACACTAAGCACGCGAGGATGCATAAAACGCAATTGCATCACTTGAAGCAGATATACAAAGATGAAAATGGAATACATACTCATTTGCTGATTGCttaataaatgtgtttagCTGTTCCAGTGCACTGCCAGCAATTACGCTGCCGAGGAATACATTcactaaattgaaaagataGTATCTAGTTGCTGATCTCCTCTCTaaagatgatattgatgtaaaTCCTTCAAACTTGGACATAATCATCAATATAGTTGGcagaaaaatgagaaagagcTTCAATACGATACCAGGCAGAAAACCTTGGATTAccgattttataaattttctgcaaAGACAAAAGGGAAAATCAATGGTTATAGTAATGCAATCTAAATAATGACTCAAGACTTGAAACTAAAAAGGAACTCACATTTCAATTAGGGGCTTTAGGAATGGTGCTGCTTTCTCAAGGCCCTCAATGCTGGCCAGAGCTTGTACAGATGCAATTGGGAtcatgaaaaagaaagtcagGAAAAAGAATGCTACAGCCATGATCAGCCTCCTAACTGCTAGTGAGACGTATGGAATTGCCAGGTTTTGCCAATATACATCACGTGGCTCAGATGCCCACTCTGTTAACCACAAAGTTGGATTCCTGGATTGTTGGGTTTGAGCACAAACAGCTGCACCCCACCGAGATTTAAAGGAAACAAATGCTGCTGGCATTATGCATTTAGGATCTTTCTTaaccctctctctctcttcagCTATCTGAATATGAAAATGAGCAATGCACATCATCACCCTTTGAAATACAAACGTGGAGGAAGACAAAATGCAATAACGCAAAGCAACTCATTTTCAATAGAAGATCATCTGATACAACAAAGACAGATATTGCTTCTTGGGGTAGCAGCTGTTTCTAATTTTGAAAGCTTAGGCTCAATAAACTAAGCCAATCTAGAAAATAACTGAGGCTTGGATGCAGCACATAAGAACAGGCTTAAATCTTATGAACAAGTAATAGCAAACAATCTCAAAAGAATGTGcaagttgaaaaagaaatacttACTTCCTTGGATAACTTCTCAATTTCAGATATGTGATGATCAATTGCATCAACTTTTTCACCCCGGAGCCCAAGAAAACCAGTCTGGTAGAGAGAATAAGCTTAtcaagaaatagaaaatttaaagCAAAGCTGAACATCAGAAAGAGGCCAGCTCTTAAAGCAATGAAAGACTGCAGTAAGTTACCTTCATAAAAGGCCTTTTTGCACTATTTCTGGAATACTTCAGTTGGTAATAGTCAAGCCAATTCTGCTTACTTTTCCTCTTCTTCACCAATTTAGCAAGTTTGTTTGCATTGCATACCGCCTGCATATATTTTCAAGGAGAACTATATCGTAAATGAATTCCATAAAAGGCCTTCctcataaatcataaaatgAGTTCTATAATAGACATCTTTGGATGGGAAGTATGTGCAGTAGAATATTGACAAACTAGAAGAAGATactatcattattattataataaatgcaAAAGGAACACACCTGTTGTGTAAGATAGGTATCTGGGTGATTGACCAGGAAAAAATGCTCCACAGACTCACTGACAGATTCATCTGGATCTGGTGGTACATTCCTAACAAGTACCTACAACAATCAAACTCCATTCAGAagcattttaaataaaaaacctcAATCCAATAATATTGCTCAAAGTAGAAGCACTAGCCCCTCAGAgatttgtaatttaattaactttcAGCAGAAGAATACATTTATCTTCGTTTAACTGCAGTAATTCAACTAAACCACAATTGGAAACCAGAATACCTATCAAATGATATCATTAACCCTCAAGATCAGTATAATCATTAGCGAAATTCACCTTCCAAAAATGTGTCTATGCTCGAATAAAACAAAGTAATATAAAGGAAATCCCTGACTTCTTCAAAGTATATGGCAAATTGCAAATTCTACATAGATAAACAACATTTTAAGGCCTAAAAAATCCAATAAATGATAAGTTGTTCCCACTTCTCTCAAGAACTTCACTTATGTCAACAAGATTCAAGTCAATGCTAACAAACTTAAAATGTTAAACAAAGAATTTCCAGAACGAAAAGCCAATCAACAAGAAATCATATCTCCTCGAATTTACGATAAAGAACAAATATTACATGGAAAATAatacataataataaaagtatatatttaaaattcattttaataataatgaaaagaatgaTCTTACAGTAAATTGGTCTGGCCGGCGTTTTTCTGATGCAAGAAATTGCAACCGCATAGCAGCAACTGTCTCATACTCCTTTAGCAACACATAGAATGTCCAGAAGGTAAAGGCATAAGCCACTACAATATGAGTCCAAAGCCTACAACACAGGATTAAATATTATTCCACTGTAATATTCAGTTatttagaaaagaaagaaaaaagggaaaaaaatgttataacaCTAGAATGAGTTCATCTGAATTACAGGTTAAGATAAAAGAAGTTGGCAATGACAGAAGATCTCCTACCTATCTGATCCAAGTCGAATGTTTGAAATCGAGAGCTTATCAATGTCACTTGAAGTTACATTCTTCAGCTGCAATTCCAATGTTTTATTCGTGTAATTAACTGGCACTAAGACTGCCCATGCAAGGAACGCGATAGGGACAAAAATCTTTAGCCTGCAGGCAAAATAACAAGAGAGCAATCAGAACAAGACAACAGaataagatgaaaaatgataagGTGGTTCCATGTCTTCACAGCATAGAAACAAGTTTGACCAGCAAAGAAACACCACAAAGGTGAATAATTTGCCTAACATTAGCTAAcgcatttcatcaaaattcccATCATCTTAAccaaaaaaagatgaaaaatttcAGCAACGAAGCGACAAAGTAAAGCAAAACATGAAGAATTAAGATAACAGAGACGGCCTTGCAGCATACCCTATCAAGTAAATGCGCAAATAAACAGCCGAATCCAATCCAGCGTGTTCAATAAGCTCGGGTTCTGGCATTTTGAGTGCCTCAGGCATCCAATGCAAGAACCTCAAGTAGGAACGGAAATCCAAGTTGACAAATTTCCTCACAAATGCTCCAGACCTCGAAGGACTGCTTCTTAAACCCTTGAGATACCATTTCGGGAAATAAACCCTGTCGTTGAAAGGTTGAAGCCTCAAGATGGCAAACGCTAGAAAGAATACAACCGCACTTAGCAGATTAATGCCTGCTGCAACCCCTATATCTCCTAAAGTTGCCATCTATACAAAATCTCCCCTGCATAAACAAGGTAATTCCAAATCAGGAAATCTACCAAAATCAAACAGTTAAACAGGAAAAAATCACTACTTTTCCgtataagaataaaaagaaagtacATTTCACTAGTCAAAACAACTACTTtccaaacaaaaaaggaaCTCAGTAACATATAACTATATGGAAAATAAATCCAATCCCAATCACCacaaatcatcaaaaaggaGCAAACATTCAAGCAGGAATAAAAATCCTCACTTGCTCCTATTTTTCGATGTCTTCGAAGGAAAGAAGGAACAATCTTTGGGCTCTctaaaaagcaaaagaaagtttCTTTCTTGGTTTTTGCAGATCAGAAGTTGAATTAGGAAGTGTTCGGATCGCTTCAGAACTCAATCAAAGCAAGAACATTCCTCCGCTACTTGGCCAGGGAAAGTGAAACGCACGAAACCcagaaaccaaaaagaaatcctttctttctcctcGATAAGATAAGCAGATAAGAAGCCAAAGCAAAACTAAAGCCAGAAACAGGTATCGTGTAGAAGCCAAACCAACAAAAAGTAGAATATCTTACAATAATTCGAggaattctttttctttctttcaaagaTTTGTTCTGATCAAAAAGAGGACCCGGAAATGGTTACTACACTGTTCGTTTTGTTCGGTTTGGTTTGATGTTACGTTGTCCGTTGGGTcactttcttttattgtctGTATCCAAATCGACgggtttgattttatttttatttatttttaattaataggAAATGGTAGCCTTAAATGTCGGCAAGCTGCCACGTGGGTCTCCCAACGGCTACTTTGTGTAAGAACAGGGAGATTTTGGTTTTGACTCGCGGTGGAGGGGCGTGGAAGTCACGGATGAGCGAGATTTGAAGAGAATCCGAACGAATGGCGAAAGCGATTGATGTGGATTGGCTGTCGGCGAGTGTCGGATTGGGATTTTGGGTGATGTGGCCGCGTGGATATAGCGTAAGGTGCGTGGGTACTGTAAGAAGAGGACACATCAAGGATTTAGAttgatgagattttttttttatgtaaataaaaaaaataaaataaaatcgaGATAAATCTCTTGTCATGTGGGTCACCGTCACAGTCGTATTGAGAGTTTGACACGTAGATTCTAAAGTAACCATTTATCCTACACTGAATTATCCTCAAACAAAAATTtctatattaaattattacaactcaaaatctaaaatataatttgatataaaataattaacacatttattaaataaatcaaattaaattttatataacatcataaattcttttaaatacatttaatttgtataaatagatatcataaacaaaataaacaaatcatattatataaattgatataataatatatgaattaaaacacaaaaatatcaTGCTTATAAAGGTACAAAATACgataattttaacttaaatttGGTTAACATTGCATTAACAGTTCAATGCTTAACATTGTTGCTGTGTTCTTGGTTACCCCTCTTAAACTTTAAGATTAGCTGGCAATAAAACATGTTTAGTTGAACATTGGGAATTTCCTGAAGCCGGCGGTGGGCAGGATGCCGAATGCAGGCCAACGCCGCCAATGAAAATGACTGTATGCATTAACGGCCAAGAACGGGATTTTGTCAAACTTATCCAATAGAGGAACGGGGTTGGTGCTTGGGCACAGAAAAGGTGTGTGTTGTTGCGGTGGATGCCGCGTTAAACCCGTGGCTAAAGCTTAGAACTCTTGAACGGGAGGCCACGCTGAATACCGTATGGCCGCACATTCAGAAATGAACAGCGGTCAGTTTACTTTGCttaatttctaattaaattaataccTAGCCATCCTCAAAGGATAAAATTTTCACATGTGCTGATTATTTATGTTCATAGTTCAATTAAGTCAAAAGTTTGTGTCATGGAAGCCAGCTTATTAGTgatttctttaattaattcatttttttcatttggatattaattaatttataaaacaattttaaattaactttcgatattcataatttacaattgaatcgatcaaaaaatattttatatagtGCTGATAACTAGCTTAATacgaaagtagaaaatttaattaatttttttaagtcaGAAGACTGTGTAATGGGAGCcagctttttttctttctctaaaatgAATTCCAACAAATTTCTAAATCCATGACTTGAGTTTGGTCAGGTGGAACGCTGCCTTtctttgattctaagttttaACCTTATGCATGGCCAAAAAAACAGAGTTAAAAGCCAAAAAAGgagaatatttatatatggtaAGGGacagaattttctttttaatttggtCAATAGAGAGAATCAATCAATAATCCCAAAATGTGCATTGTCATATtcaacaaaatagaaaaaaagataaaaaaattatcttttactagtatttttttataataacaatACATTTAATAGTAAGTAAATGTATCATGAGTCTTGATATGCAGTCAAATTATAAAACTCAAAAACTAAAATCGAAATGATTTCGTTgaatatatacttttaaaattttattttaattttatatatttaaagatGAGTCGAAAGAAATCTTAAATTCATAATCATCAtacataattaacaaaaaatatctatagagagagagagagatgtgATTACATAAAGCTTATATTCTAGCATTTGGGGGCCATATATGTCATATAATATTTGGTATGCCATCATGTCTTAATTGGAAGGTCATAAAGTATATACCATAATAATGGACTTTACAATCTGTGGGTTGGTTGGCTAGCTGTTCGTCATCTTCTTCCACTTCCTTTTCTTGggcaatttctttttcttcattatttgaGTACCCTATAGTGGTCTTTAtcttcattatttaaagatagaataaagaaaatggaagGGGAAACAGTATAAAGAGTAAGGAGGAAGACGTGAGATCATGTAGCAATGCACTTAACGTTACTTGAGTTAGAATtcttatatttgaaaaaaggACAAATCAATGGTTATGGATCCCTTTCTATCTGTCTCTAATTCATTACAAAACAGCGATTGAAGAGACATAGCAGACCCACATCTGCAAATAAACACGTGATCTGCCCATCATGGATTTTTGTTTAAGCCTTTTTCAAGGAATGGGGTGCTTTCGATCTTGGGAATTTCGACATGAATGTGTCACTGTTAAGTTTGTATGGTTGGATTTTCTCACTCAAGAACATGAATTAATGATGCACAGACAGAACCGGGAAGTGTACAATCTATCGTTTAGCTCAACTACCATTCTCTCCAACCTAAAGTTCCTCTTCAAAACGTACAGAAAATGGAGCGTATGTGTGTGTAACCATAATTATACAAAGATTTGCTGACCACTTTTTCAATCATTCCTCAGCATATACATAGATTCCAGCAGACCCAAAATTTTTTCTCAAGGAAAAAGGAATAGGAATAAGTGAACTGAAGGTACTGTACAGTACTTGGATTCAAGTATTCACACATGTCAAGAGGGATCTAAACGAGAAAAGGGTACTTCTATCAAGGTATCACTGGTTAACTCTGCGGTGGCTAAGCTACCTTCCTGGCATCAGGTTGATTAGAGCTTTGTTTTCGTACAAGGAGCCAACATCCCAATCCTCGCTTGAAGATGACAGTGCCATGAGTGCGACAACGATGGATCTCATGCTTGGCCTCAGCTGGGGATTTTCCTGCGTGCAAGCTCTGGCAAGACGTGCCATCTGGTAATCAAAAACGGACGTGACAGCTTGTTAGATTGATAGAGAAAATGAGTCCATACTATCATTTGCATACCGGGATCAGAATTATACCTTGCAGACTGCATCGAATGAGTAGTCATCGACTAGCCTAGGGTCAACAAGTTTTTGCAGATCTTCTCTTGGATCAGGTTGATTGAGAACATCTTCAAACTGCGTATACATCGAAATGAATTAATCGAAACAGGATCATGGGGGACTGGAATTTAGTACTAGTAACTTTAGTAGGGAAAGACAACTGATAATTGTATATACCAAAGCAACAAGTCCCATCGATTCAGTCACTTCTTCATTGGTCTTGACGATAGCTTCCCTGGCAGATATCAGTTCGAAGAGAACAACTCCAAAAGCATACACATCTACCTTTGGGGAAACTTCACCATACTGAGCATACCTACAGACAATGCCACATTGAGACAaacaagtttcacatgcacgAAAGCCAAAAAATGATACTATATAGGTATGTATGTATGCATGTATTCATACTTACTCTGGTGGCATGTATCCGAAAGTACCCACAAGACGTGTTTGCAATGAATAGTTTCCAAATTCAGATAGTTTTGTCAGCCCAAAATCAGCGACCTGAGCACCAATATATACACCCAATTAGTTTGTAAAGCATCTGAGTCCATTAGTGTTTGCTATATAGAAATTTATTCAATAACCTTAGCACGAAAGTTCTTGtctattaaaatatttgcagACTTAATATCACGGTGAACGTAGACAGGCACAGTGTGTTCATGGATGTATTCAAGCCCTCTAGCTGAATCTAAAGCAATTTGCACCCTTGCTGACCACGGCAATGGATCTCTCTCTGAAAGAAAAACGTTTCACCAATAGAATTCGATTGGGTCCGAGTGAAAATAAGATGCTTATCTTGCATAATTGAAGTCATAAAACACTTGTTTCTCACCTCGCTGCTGGCGCAAATGTTGACTTAAATTACCATTCTCGATGAACTCATAGACTAAGAATAAGGAACCTTCAACACAGTATCCTATTAAACGCACCTGCATGAGATTTTGGTATGCAGTCGCATAAATGTTCATGATCACATTGATCAGATGATCAAAGACTACttgaaatattatttgagGAGAAACAAATAACTAGCAATCAAAGAAGAGTGAATCCTAAATGATGTCATAGTTCTGCCAGTGCCATTGGTATAAGTAAACTGTTGTCCAAATAAGATATAGGAGGAGGCATATGGAAGGCAGAATACCAGGTTAAAGTGATGAACATGTGTTAAAACCCTCAATTCAGCAAGGAATTCCTTTGATGCTTGCATATCCATCTTCTTGATTGCGGCTTTCTGCATGACAGGAGAAAAGTTGGATTCATGATGGGACAAACTTAGTTTGCAGGTTTAAACATGATGATCCCTACAATAATAATCCTCATATCATGATCTAGGATTCTCTAAAACGGAAACTTAGGACAAGGTACCTCGCCTCTTAGTTCTGCAAGGTAAACAGATCCAAAGCCTCCTTGCCCGATCTTATTAGCAATGCTAAAGTCATCCGTTGCCTTGGCAAGCTCTTCATATGAGAACTCCACAGATTTGTCCACTGTGATACCAGTGAGGCCTGGAGAAGCAAAAAGAGCAGTTGTTTCGGAATTTTTCTGCAGGGTACTTCCGGAACCTAAATCATCAAGACCACAAGATACAGAAGATTGATCGCTAATGAGATGCAAATTTCAAGCTTGAATTTAGCTGTCCATTTTAGAATCAATGTTTTCACAAGAACTATGCAAAGATATTCATAGTAAACACTTCTGCAAAGAAACCATTTGTCTGCCCATCAAAACCTGACATTTGACAACAACCTtaaataatggttacaattaAACTATTGCCTCAGCATGATTTTCTGGTAACTTGTCCCTCCTAGCTACCTCACATAATTAACTTACTTCCCCAGTTCAAAGCAACTTTAGCTTAGAATATGCATCAACTGAATATAAAGAGAGAAAGCTCACACCTCCATGTTGAATGTAGTGGTCTGGGGATGCTTCTAGGAGTAATGATGCTTCCACcactttcttccttttgtAAAGGCCAGCGTATATACAAAATCCCAAAGTTAAAGCCCCAGCAACTCCTGCAATAGATATGCCAGCGATAACTCTACTCGAGATTCCTGGTTCAAATGCCACAAGTTAAGCTCAAGACAACATCAAGAGCATCCTTGACAAGCATACTTAAGAAAATCAACGCAAGAGGCTTGAACATTAATAACTAATACGTAGAGACTGATCCTACCAGTTGTGCTGCAAGACAGAAAAATCAGAACAACAGATAGAGTCATTAGATGAACTGAATAATTAAATGGTCATATTAGCATAACAATTCAGTCAGGCGAGACATGAAATACCATCTAATACCTGATCTTCAACGGTGGAAAGTTTCCAGTTTGGTCTGCAAAGGAATAAAACGCCCGGCTTATTAATGAAAACCATCTTATGATCAGAATGATACTCATTAACGTTATGACAGAAGAATCTCCACTATATTTCATAAGAGAGATACAAAGAACAAGAATTTGGCAATTGAAAATACCATAGCATATTCCAACATCATCTTCTGACAGGCCAGATTATTTTAGAATCCTTGGAGAACGACATAAATGATAATTCAAAGAGCAGCATTCTTTTTCTCCTACTGTTGTGCATAACTTAACTAATATCTGTATATATTCAAGAACCCCATGTTTAAATAGTCATTTGCAGGGGTAATTTTTCCATAGATTTCACTATCTGTAAACAGGGATTGGGCCACCACATTGAAAGTGATTATAGCATCATACCAAACCATGTCATGATTGATTAAGGGAATTGTTCTTATTCAGCAACGGGAACAatgcattaaaaaaataactataaTAACTAATGATTGGAAGGCGACAAAGCAACCCCGATCagtgattttctctctctgtaAACTCCTGAGTACTGTGGTTTCGTTGATTGAAAAACTTTAAGAAAGATTAATTAAGTTtagaccattataaaatctatCTTTGTTATGATTGAAATCTAATCAAGTAATGCAACATACATGTActtgtatgtatgtatatacgTATGGaacgaaatattttatctgcCAAGAACAAGACAAAGCTCCGAGACTCATGCCGTAGAACAAGGGAAAGTGTCAAAACTCTGAAAAACTCATTCCGTGTTTGACAAGGCCAAGTGGCCAAGTGCCAAAGTGATCAGAATTTCTCCATATGACACAAAAATGCATGAAAAGCTTTGAAAATTGACTAACCTTTTGCCGGCACAAACAGGAGTCCAGTCCCCGCACTGAAATTGGACCCTGGATTGTACTTTTCCAGCAGCTCCGCGGATACGTTGGACTCCGCTGCAATGAACGATAAATTCTCACCTGGACGGAGAGGGTACGTCGTGAACAACCCGTAATCTTTTGAGACTTGTCTAACACCACATGAACAGTTAACCGTAACATTGATCAGCATGTGATCAGGTATTTTCGTTGCATCATAAACGTTCACCCTACGCACCCAATCCGCCGTGGTCAGGTTAGCATACCAGTCGCTAGCAATCTTGTCGTAAGTATCACCAATCTGGGTGAAGTAACTAAAGGTGTGACCCAAAAAATCTCCATTCAAGCAATCGCAAGAAAAGGGTACGTTGATCCTGGTCCCAGCATCAATTTTATCCTGACTTGAAACATGGGGATTGTACAGAAGTATCTCGGAGATTTGCTGGTTAAAGATGGTGCTAATGTACGTGAGGTTTGATCCTTCCCATACATAATAAGAAGCAAAGGCAAGGCTGCAGCCAGTCCTACAGTTGGCTTGGACTTGGACGAATAAGTATAGAAGAGTATGAAATACTAGCAAGCGTTCTGTTGGTGTTTTCCTTTTCGAGAACATGACCACTTtgtaagagagagagatgatCAGTTTGGGGTTTTGGAGATCATCAGTGATAGCAAAAGCCAAGAGGCGAATGGGATTTGTTGGTTTTGGTGTTTGGTATCTACCATGTAGGCGTATGACAGCTTGGTTTTTTGTTTGCTGTTGAATGTGGACCAAAGgcatttaagtattttttttttcagctttGTCTATGATTCGTTTTCCTTGAATTCTTAAAACCATGTTTTTACTGTCAAAACCAAGTCATGTTAccctttttttccatttttccatTCCTCATCCCTTCGGCTACGATTTGCTTCAGGACTCAGTACTCAGGAGTCAAACCCAATAAGGGAATGGGTCCTGACAGATTGGTTTTCTGATTGTTCTGCCAAGACAAGTGACCTTTCTATGCCACTGCTTATGATAAAGAAGGTGTACTTT
It includes:
- the LOC18597211 gene encoding calcium permeable stress-gated cation channel 1, with the protein product MATLGDIGVAAGINLLSAVVFFLAFAILRLQPFNDRVYFPKWYLKGLRSSPSRSGAFVRKFVNLDFRSYLRFLHWMPEALKMPEPELIEHAGLDSAVYLRIYLIGLKIFVPIAFLAWAVLVPVNYTNKTLELQLKNVTSSDIDKLSISNIRLGSDRLWTHIVVAYAFTFWTFYVLLKEYETVAAMRLQFLASEKRRPDQFTVLVRNVPPDPDESVSESVEHFFLVNHPDTYLTQQAVCNANKLAKLVKKRKSKQNWLDYYQLKYSRNSAKRPFMKTGFLGLRGEKVDAIDHHISEIEKLSKEIAEERERVKKDPKCIMPAAFVSFKSRWGAAVCAQTQQSRNPTLWLTEWASEPRDVYWQNLAIPYVSLAVRRLIMAVAFFFLTFFFMIPIASVQALASIEGLEKAAPFLKPLIEIKFIKSVIQGFLPGIVLKLFLIFLPTILMIMSKFEGFTSISSLERRSATRYYLFNLVNVFLGSVIAGSALEQLNTFIKQSANEIPKTIGVAVPMRATFFITYIMVDGWAGIAAEILMLKPLIIYHLKNFLLVKTEKDREEAMDPGSLGFNTGEPRIQLYFLLGMVYATITPVLLPFIIVFFGLAYVVFRHQIINVYNQEYESAAAFWPDVHGRIIIALLISQIALIGLLSTMQAAQSTPFLIALAVLTIWFYRFCKARYEPAFVRYPLQEAMMKDTLERAREPNLNLKPYLHNAYVHPVFKEEDDDDGDDFMFKSENESVLVPTKRQSRRNTPVPSRISGASSPSLPEAVPEHSEP
- the LOC18597213 gene encoding lysM domain receptor-like kinase 3 encodes the protein MPLVHIQQQTKNQAVIRLHGRYQTPKPTNPIRLLAFAITDDLQNPKLIISLSYKVVMFSKRKTPTERLLVFHTLLYLFVQVQANCRTGCSLAFASYYVWEGSNLTYISTIFNQQISEILLYNPHVSSQDKIDAGTRINVPFSCDCLNGDFLGHTFSYFTQIGDTYDKIASDWYANLTTADWVRRVNVYDATKIPDHMLINVTVNCSCGVRQVSKDYGLFTTYPLRPGENLSFIAAESNVSAELLEKYNPGSNFSAGTGLLFVPAKDQTGNFPPLKISTTGISSRVIAGISIAGVAGALTLGFCIYAGLYKRKKVVEASLLLEASPDHYIQHGGSGSTLQKNSETTALFASPGLTGITVDKSVEFSYEELAKATDDFSIANKIGQGGFGSVYLAELRGEKAAIKKMDMQASKEFLAELRVLTHVHHFNLVRLIGYCVEGSLFLVYEFIENGNLSQHLRQQRERDPLPWSARVQIALDSARGLEYIHEHTVPVYVHRDIKSANILIDKNFRAKVADFGLTKLSEFGNYSLQTRLVGTFGYMPPEYAQYGEVSPKVDVYAFGVVLFELISAREAIVKTNEEVTESMGLVALFEDVLNQPDPREDLQKLVDPRLVDDYSFDAVCKMARLARACTQENPQLRPSMRSIVVALMALSSSSEDWDVGSLYENKALINLMPGR